From one Shewanella sp. GD04112 genomic stretch:
- a CDS encoding histidine kinase, producing MQGNRFIRAETMLIGAGSLTWALIAWLGLNQDMQANLPILATFSHLTLYTLFILLFLLLTTQDFPRKNLNLSRLLSNALVGCVFGLMLLSQHPLLPILLVIWASLLPEFFSRRAAVAQILLANIGYYLILHTQTSNSVMINVLIYMGFQLFAYSSSQARLSERESRRIQEQLNQQLIATRALLSQTSEQQERLRISRDLHDILGHQLTALSLQLELLSHQAPAELKPTVNQSKSLAKELLESIRAVVRAQRVNIGLDLTPPLDAIASRLPNVSLRYESLMPLQSTELAQALLLVLQEGISNAVRHGKANQLTLSMQEEQAELIIRLKDNGQGISQSASQGVGLSSMLERLSPFHGSARLQPNDISEDGSHAQGCSLIISLPRSNAA from the coding sequence GTGCAGGGAAATCGATTTATTAGAGCAGAAACAATGCTGATTGGCGCAGGCAGCCTCACCTGGGCGCTTATCGCTTGGCTAGGGCTCAATCAGGATATGCAAGCTAATCTCCCCATACTCGCGACCTTTAGCCATCTCACCCTGTATACCTTATTTATTCTGCTCTTCTTGTTATTAACGACGCAGGATTTCCCCCGAAAAAACCTTAATCTAAGCAGGCTGTTAAGCAACGCACTCGTCGGCTGCGTCTTCGGATTGATGCTCTTGAGTCAACACCCATTACTGCCCATTCTACTGGTAATTTGGGCCTCGCTCTTACCAGAGTTTTTTAGCCGCCGCGCCGCAGTAGCACAGATCCTGTTAGCTAATATTGGTTATTACCTGATCCTGCATACACAAACCTCAAACAGTGTGATGATTAATGTGCTTATTTATATGGGGTTTCAGCTGTTTGCCTACAGCAGTAGCCAAGCGAGATTGTCAGAGCGCGAGTCTCGCCGAATACAGGAACAGCTTAATCAACAACTTATCGCCACGAGAGCCTTGCTGAGCCAAACCAGCGAGCAGCAAGAAAGATTGAGGATCTCACGGGATTTGCACGATATTCTCGGCCACCAGCTCACGGCATTATCACTGCAACTTGAGCTCTTAAGTCATCAGGCGCCTGCGGAGCTCAAACCCACAGTCAATCAGAGTAAATCGCTGGCCAAGGAATTATTAGAGAGTATTCGCGCCGTGGTTCGGGCGCAGCGGGTGAATATTGGCCTCGATTTAACGCCGCCGCTCGATGCCATTGCAAGCCGTTTGCCCAATGTTAGCCTGCGGTATGAATCATTAATGCCGCTCCAATCGACTGAACTGGCCCAAGCCTTATTGCTGGTGTTGCAGGAAGGGATCAGTAATGCAGTGCGCCATGGCAAGGCCAATCAGCTCACGCTGTCGATGCAAGAGGAGCAAGCCGAGCTTATCATTCGCCTTAAAGATAATGGCCAAGGGATAAGCCAAAGCGCCTCTCAGGGCGTTGGCCTAAGTAGCATGCTGGAAAGGTTATCGCCTTTTCACGGCAGCGCACGTTTGCAACCCAATGACATAAGCGAAGATGGTTCGCACGCCCAAGGCTGCTCGCTAATAATTAGTCTGCCGCGCAGCAACGCAGCGTAA
- a CDS encoding cysteine hydrolase family protein, which yields MDNMSLPKTALLIIDMQQGLFYADAPPFNREQVLNNINLLIANAREAGAPIWAVRHTGPEGSPIAAGTENWQLIESLAINPQLDNIFDKTKPSCFYQTGLAEALTHEGISELVIVGMKTQYCIDTTCRIAAELGWQVVLAADAHTCMDTAQLSAEAIIAHHNVTLQGAFVRLAKSADIEFH from the coding sequence ATGGATAACATGAGCTTGCCTAAAACTGCGCTGTTAATTATTGATATGCAGCAGGGACTGTTTTACGCCGATGCGCCGCCCTTTAATCGGGAACAGGTGCTTAATAATATCAATCTCTTAATTGCCAACGCCCGTGAGGCTGGTGCACCGATTTGGGCGGTTCGCCATACGGGGCCTGAAGGTTCCCCGATTGCTGCCGGAACGGAAAATTGGCAATTGATTGAATCCTTAGCGATTAATCCGCAGCTGGATAATATCTTTGATAAAACCAAGCCAAGTTGTTTTTATCAAACTGGATTGGCAGAGGCATTAACCCATGAGGGGATAAGTGAGCTGGTGATAGTGGGGATGAAAACCCAGTATTGTATCGATACCACTTGCCGAATTGCGGCGGAACTTGGCTGGCAGGTGGTGTTAGCCGCCGATGCGCACACTTGTATGGATACGGCGCAGCTCTCGGCAGAGGCAATTATTGCCCACCACAATGTCACGCTCCAGGGCGCCTTTGTGCGTTTAGCCAAGAGCGCGGATATTGAATTTCATTAA
- a CDS encoding YebC/PmpR family DNA-binding transcriptional regulator — MGRAYQNRKESMAKTAGQKTRLYSRYGKEIYVVAKQGGVEPDGNLSLRRLIERAKKDQVPAHVIERAIDKAKGGGGEDYDTARYEGFGPGNCMVIVDCLTDNVKRTFTEVRQAFVKNDAKLGTPGTVGHMFDQSAVFVFPGEDEDAILEILMMADVDVNEVEVEDGMISVIAPHTEFFKVKTALTDAMPDINFEVENITFVPQNMTPVSGEDVATFDKFIAALEDCDDVQNVYHNADIQE, encoded by the coding sequence ATGGGCAGAGCATATCAAAACCGTAAAGAATCCATGGCGAAAACAGCTGGCCAGAAAACCCGCCTTTACTCGCGCTACGGTAAAGAAATTTACGTAGTCGCCAAGCAAGGTGGCGTTGAGCCAGACGGCAACTTATCACTTCGCCGTTTAATCGAACGCGCTAAGAAAGACCAAGTGCCAGCACACGTTATCGAACGTGCAATCGATAAAGCCAAAGGTGGCGGCGGTGAAGATTATGATACAGCCCGTTATGAAGGTTTCGGCCCAGGTAACTGCATGGTTATCGTGGACTGCTTAACCGACAACGTAAAACGTACCTTCACCGAAGTGCGTCAAGCCTTCGTGAAGAACGATGCCAAACTCGGCACCCCAGGCACTGTGGGCCATATGTTTGATCAATCTGCTGTTTTCGTATTCCCTGGTGAAGACGAAGATGCCATCCTCGAGATCCTGATGATGGCCGATGTCGATGTAAATGAAGTGGAAGTCGAAGACGGCATGATCAGTGTTATCGCGCCGCATACTGAGTTCTTCAAAGTCAAAACCGCACTGACAGATGCGATGCCAGACATCAACTTCGAAGTGGAAAACATCACCTTCGTACCACAGAACATGACGCCAGTATCGGGCGAAGATGTGGCTACATTTGATAAGTTTATCGCCGCATTAGAAGATTGTGACGACGTACAAAACGTGTATCACAACGCAGATATTCAAGAATAA
- a CDS encoding methyl-accepting chemotaxis protein produces the protein MELQHKVAIALSFVLVVLSSLLLNAIALSGFTQALILGGIVCAWVLWIVQRLVSHYKPKSEQVTKAFKSVNSPEHEISVQTSKIAIGSAEVSHFIDLLNKSIESNGEHASAIAVAASQLSHTTALLGDNATHILGQTQEAERLSVQGRTQAQKGVSAIESLSGDINTAAQQVQALKSKAEQIQKITEVINSVAEQTNLLALNAAIEAARAGEQGRGFAVVADEVRSLAGKTAGATKDIGKMLLEIRAETDKTSGLMERVVSQTADVVMAMGTLDGHFTDISTSVTHSARALGDMEDSLKQYNHTTNEISGSVSQIRDSLNVTGKQSHKLSEQAFTLSLTTEGIFRALANWDTHTFDQQVLLLANEAAKACGEKLSQGLANRSFTETELFNPQYQPIANTQPQKYSTAFDRYTDQHFPAIQEPILAKHSEIVYAGAVDRKGYFPTHNKRFSQALTGKVEIDMVHNRTKRLFNDPTGIRCGAHTEPVLLQTYKRDTGEVMHDLSVPIYVNGKHWGGFRVGFKAKS, from the coding sequence ATGGAATTACAACATAAAGTCGCCATTGCGCTCAGCTTTGTTTTAGTCGTACTCAGTAGCCTTCTTCTCAACGCGATAGCACTGTCTGGTTTCACGCAGGCGCTGATCTTGGGGGGAATTGTCTGTGCTTGGGTGCTGTGGATAGTGCAGCGCTTAGTAAGCCATTACAAGCCCAAATCTGAGCAAGTAACGAAGGCATTCAAATCAGTTAACTCGCCAGAGCATGAGATCAGCGTACAAACCAGTAAGATTGCGATTGGCTCGGCCGAGGTGTCGCATTTTATTGACCTATTAAATAAATCCATCGAGTCCAATGGCGAACATGCCAGTGCCATTGCGGTGGCGGCTTCACAGTTAAGCCATACCACGGCGCTATTAGGTGACAATGCCACGCATATTTTAGGGCAAACTCAAGAGGCGGAGCGTTTAAGTGTGCAGGGGCGTACCCAAGCCCAAAAAGGAGTATCGGCGATTGAATCCCTCAGTGGCGACATCAATACCGCCGCACAGCAGGTGCAAGCACTAAAATCTAAAGCCGAACAAATTCAAAAAATTACCGAGGTGATTAACTCGGTCGCCGAGCAAACGAATTTACTGGCTCTCAATGCCGCCATTGAGGCTGCACGGGCAGGAGAGCAGGGGCGTGGCTTTGCCGTGGTCGCCGATGAGGTCCGCAGCCTTGCGGGCAAAACGGCGGGCGCAACCAAAGATATTGGTAAGATGCTGCTCGAGATCCGCGCCGAAACCGATAAAACCTCGGGACTGATGGAGCGGGTGGTCTCGCAAACTGCCGATGTGGTGATGGCGATGGGGACGCTCGATGGCCACTTTACCGACATTTCGACATCCGTTACCCATTCGGCGCGGGCTCTGGGTGATATGGAAGATTCACTCAAACAATATAACCACACCACCAATGAGATAAGTGGTTCGGTGAGCCAGATCCGCGACTCCCTTAACGTCACAGGCAAGCAAAGCCACAAACTCTCGGAACAGGCGTTTACTCTGTCATTAACCACTGAGGGTATTTTCAGAGCCCTAGCGAATTGGGATACCCATACCTTTGACCAACAAGTGTTATTACTCGCCAATGAAGCGGCTAAAGCCTGTGGCGAAAAACTCTCCCAGGGATTAGCGAATCGTAGTTTTACCGAGACTGAATTGTTTAATCCACAATACCAACCAATTGCGAATACTCAGCCACAAAAGTACAGCACGGCCTTTGACCGCTATACCGATCAACATTTTCCAGCCATACAAGAGCCGATCCTCGCCAAGCACAGTGAGATAGTGTATGCCGGCGCCGTGGATAGAAAAGGTTATTTCCCAACCCACAATAAGCGCTTTAGCCAAGCCTTAACCGGTAAGGTGGAAATTGATATGGTACATAATCGCACTAAGCGTTTGTTTAACGACCCGACCGGAATACGCTGCGGCGCCCATACTGAGCCTGTGCTGCTGCAAACCTATAAGCGAGATACCGGGGAAGTGATGCATGATTTGTCCGTCCCGATTTATGTCAATGGCAAACATTGGGGCGGTTTTAGGGTTGGATTTAAGGCGAAATCTTAA
- a CDS encoding TIGR02922 family protein — MQATQATVTVLYYDAPVGLIMHNAVLEGLPVSDSGRVMIPASFRKGKSIIAVLEGECKILNSLGERVFAQANIG; from the coding sequence ATGCAAGCAACACAAGCGACAGTTACCGTTTTGTATTATGACGCGCCAGTCGGGTTAATTATGCACAACGCGGTGTTAGAAGGTTTACCTGTGAGCGATTCCGGTCGTGTGATGATACCTGCGAGTTTTCGTAAGGGAAAATCCATCATCGCCGTGCTTGAAGGTGAGTGTAAAATATTGAACTCACTCGGTGAGCGGGTATTTGCGCAGGCTAATATAGGTTAA
- a CDS encoding TetR/AcrR family transcriptional regulator has translation MRNAEFDRAQVLRGAMAAFMHKGYTKTSMQDLTQATGLHPGSIYCAFSNKRGLLIAAIEQYQQDRNEQFKLIFSNSWPVLGNLKTYLDNIVVECLSCDSQQACLLTKALNEIAEQDDEIQNIISQNLMLWQYALTAQFELAASQGMLQGELNSEQRAQYLMMGIYGLRTFAHTHPQAEILQQLADKLFDDVCR, from the coding sequence ATGCGAAACGCAGAGTTTGATAGGGCGCAGGTGCTCAGGGGGGCGATGGCCGCCTTTATGCACAAGGGATACACCAAAACCAGCATGCAGGATCTGACCCAAGCGACGGGGTTACATCCCGGCTCCATTTATTGCGCTTTTAGTAATAAGCGTGGATTGCTGATCGCCGCCATCGAGCAATATCAGCAGGATAGAAACGAGCAGTTCAAGCTTATCTTCTCCAATAGCTGGCCCGTGCTGGGGAATTTAAAGACCTACTTAGACAATATCGTGGTCGAATGTTTAAGCTGCGATAGCCAGCAAGCTTGTTTGCTCACTAAAGCCTTAAATGAAATTGCAGAGCAAGATGATGAAATCCAAAACATTATCAGTCAAAACCTCATGCTTTGGCAGTATGCGTTGACGGCACAATTTGAATTAGCGGCCTCCCAAGGGATGTTGCAAGGCGAGCTTAACAGTGAGCAGCGGGCGCAATACTTGATGATGGGCATTTATGGGTTAAGAACCTTTGCCCATACCCATCCGCAGGCGGAAATCCTGCAGCAATTGGCCGATAAATTGTTTGATGATGTCTGCAGATAA
- a CDS encoding alkene reductase has translation MTIEHAANSVGNLFDTYKLNDTITLKNRILMAPLTRCMADADLVPTDDMVAYYARRAEAGLIISEATIIRPDGQGYPNTPGIFNQAQIAGWRKVTDAVHANGGKIFVQLWHTGRVAHPHFFGGGDVLAPSAEKVEGSVPRMRELTYVTPKAATLEDIQGLVRDYAKAAENAIEAGFDGVEIHGANGYLIDAFLHHDSNRRTDEYGGTPANMSRFALEVVDAIAARIGKDRTGLRISPGAYFNMAVDNRDRAVFDYLLPELEKRELAFVHIGIFDDSMEFDYLDGRVSSYVRANYGKTLVGVGGYSAQSASEAIAADKFDLIAIGRPFIANPDYVARVRQGHELVTYSDEMLASLV, from the coding sequence ATGACGATTGAACATGCAGCGAATTCCGTGGGTAATTTATTCGATACCTACAAACTTAATGACACTATTACCTTAAAAAACCGTATTTTAATGGCGCCATTAACGCGCTGTATGGCCGATGCGGATTTAGTACCGACCGATGATATGGTGGCTTACTATGCTCGCCGCGCCGAAGCGGGATTGATTATCTCCGAAGCGACGATCATTCGCCCTGATGGTCAAGGTTACCCAAATACGCCCGGGATTTTTAATCAAGCGCAGATCGCCGGCTGGCGTAAAGTGACGGATGCTGTGCATGCTAATGGCGGCAAGATTTTTGTGCAGTTATGGCATACCGGCCGTGTCGCACACCCACATTTCTTCGGTGGCGGCGATGTACTGGCGCCTTCGGCTGAAAAAGTAGAGGGCAGTGTGCCCAGAATGCGTGAGCTGACCTATGTCACTCCAAAAGCGGCAACTCTTGAAGATATTCAGGGCTTAGTCCGCGATTATGCGAAAGCGGCCGAAAACGCGATTGAAGCCGGATTCGATGGGGTTGAGATCCACGGTGCAAACGGATATTTAATCGATGCATTCTTACACCATGACAGCAACCGTCGTACCGATGAATACGGCGGCACACCTGCCAATATGTCACGCTTTGCTTTAGAAGTGGTTGATGCGATTGCGGCGCGTATTGGTAAAGACAGAACCGGTCTTCGTATTTCTCCCGGCGCCTATTTCAATATGGCTGTCGATAACCGTGACCGCGCCGTGTTTGATTACCTGTTGCCTGAGCTCGAAAAACGTGAACTGGCCTTTGTGCATATCGGTATCTTCGACGACAGCATGGAGTTTGATTACTTAGATGGCCGTGTTTCTAGCTATGTGCGTGCTAACTATGGCAAAACCTTAGTGGGTGTAGGTGGTTACAGCGCCCAATCGGCAAGTGAAGCGATTGCCGCCGATAAGTTTGATTTAATTGCGATTGGTCGCCCCTTTATTGCCAACCCAGATTATGTGGCAAGAGTGCGCCAAGGTCATGAATTGGTGACCTATAGCGATGAAATGCTGGCAAGCTTGGTGTAA